Below is a genomic region from Astatotilapia calliptera chromosome 2, fAstCal1.2, whole genome shotgun sequence.
GGATAATTCCATGTCAGTTTATCAACTGCCTCCCAGCTGACCAGCTTGGATTTGCCAGAACAAAACTCCACAAGGAAAATAGGACTCACTTGATTACACATACTCTCTTTTTGGCCAGGAAAAATAATTTCTTACTGGGCAGTGAGCGTgcataaattgaattaaaatatcttgctcTACTTCTGAAACAGTCTTTGGCTGCCATAAACAAATAACTGAACTCAAAAATTCAAACGGGAAAACGAGAGAGAGAACCATCAGAAATGTAGGATATTAGCATTAGCATATTAGCATATTAACAGAAACTTGTTCTTTCAGCTACCTACATACAGGCTTCTATCATCAGGGATTATTCTTATTAAGAAGTGTCTCTTCcctggattgttttttttttttttcaaggcaAAAGCTTCAGGGGgaaggctttttttctttgtttggttGTTATTATATGAAAAATTGAGATGGAATTGTCCATTTTATGCTGTAGTAGGTATTGTAGCAAACTTTTCATTAGATGtctggatgaatggatggataattaAATGAAGATATAAGGGATTAGTAAGCAAACACAAATTTTAACTTAAAAGCAGCACTGGGtgtttgtttgtgagtgtgtcaAACTGTAAATGAGTTACCTATTCTGTACATTAGCGGGAAACATTGAAAACTGATACATGTCCTTTGAGCATTTTTAGAGACCAGAATAACTTTTTGTGTATAACATTCAATGTATAACCATTGAAGTCATGCTCAAAAACTACACATTTGCCTTTGACTTTATCTTCACCAATATCTCCTCTTCTaaaattttattcttttttttcttttggctaaAAGCTGTTCCTGACTAAATCCTGAGAGATCACAGGTCAGGTCCTATCAGTTAAAGATGACTTGAGATTTATGGATTACAGATGCCCAAATTACATATGGGATTCTTTAGACTTACTTAAGCAAGGTGTTTATGTCCAGCACTTTTTATAAAATGAGcataaacacaaatataaactCTCTAGAGGCAATAAGCTGGATatattttgttcattgtatCTAAAAACGTCACCTGCTGGAACATCAAATAAGACATTTAAGAGGATTACTGAtgtagatttatatatatatatttcactgtGGATCATTATTCCTGTGTTTCTGACCTTTGTAATGACAACATTTTCAATATACCTCATTCACGACTAGACTATATGGTGGAATAAATAAATGGTTTTAGCCTTAGTTCATTTAGAAGTCATACCCAACCTCAAAATGTGGTTGTTTTATTcacttattttagtttttaagtGAAGATGGAGTAGTCTCCTTTTTAAACCATCATGCAGTGCCATCTCCCAACTGTCTCTTGATGAAATTGTAAGCCAGTGGGGATACAATAGAGACAGGTGCCTGCAGTTTCCATGTACATGGTAATTCAATATGGTACAAACTAGACCACCGTCATCAACTGAAACTGAGTTCTTTCTTCACGTCTCCTCATTAGACAGTCTGAGGTATCTCAGCACCCTGATGGggataaaatcaaatcaaggatatcaaatgaagctgctgcttctctttttgTGCCAATGTAAGTATACAGCACAGGCATactaatgtttttgtaatgAGTGCATCTTCACACAGAAACTCCTTTCGGTGAAATGAGGCTCATCAAAGAGTCAGGGTATCCACACACACCAAGTCTTCGTGGAAAAAGGAAATTGGAAAAATGAGAATTTAGCTAAATATATAGAGGGAAAAATAATTTAGGGCTACATGCAAGCCATTTGATTGAGCTATTTGTGATGGGCATCGTTTCAGAACGAATGTCACAGTGACTTGAAAAGGGAATGACCTTTCAAGAGTCAAGCCACACTTCATTACACAAAGAAAGTCCTAGAGCTGCAGCTTAACAGGAGGGATTCTTGGCACTTTGCATAGCTTCTCTTTTCACAGAGCACAAAACAATGAAAGGACACACTtaccatgcttttttttttattgatgatTGAAGATAATGGCTGTCAACTGAAAGGAAacgaaacaattttaaaaaatattgaaacaAAGGCTTAGATTCACTGGATTTATTCAAAAACAGTATAAATCGAGTGGAATTACTCAACAGTAACAAGTTTCTGTTCTTACCAACTGATGTCTGTCTTCTCCTCCACACAGATGATCTGGAGTCAGGTACGCTCTTTATTTTCTTCCCCCTAAAACTCCTCCTCACTAAGGAAAGCTGACAAGATGCACATCCTCATCTGCAGGTAGTGTTGCCTTTCACTGACAATCAAACGTGAGATGGTTAGCTCATGCTTCAAGTCACCTTTGTGTGACTTTTATTAAGCGGTTAAAAATTTCTACAAAttttcacagacagcagttgtTATTTTTTAGAATGTGTGATGCTGCCCAGCAGCTTTGATCacgtatttaattaatttgaactctttaaaaaattgcaaacatGTTAAAGTTCCACCAGTCTATCTGAAACTGTtagtaatacatttttttaaatcatttattctttcctcttttcttatgtttttttttccaagttttaTTACTAGtcttgaatatttttgtttccaaGCTTTTCTGCGGGTAAACTTTGTTTGCACTctagaaatacattttctttgttttagtgGCCCTATGATGGGGTTGATTATTTGCTTTAAATTATCTTAAATTTAACCCTGACTAAAGTCTGTAGTACTCTGTAGTTCTTTATACAAATGCTCCTTTGAGTTTGACAGTTAAAATAgttgtattctgtttttatgaCCAACAATTGGCTGAGGTGGAGCAAATTTGATATGTTTTGGACAATACTGAGTAGTTTACAAAAATGCATTCATCATCATATAGCTTATATATATTCTGTATAAAATCCTAATTAGCAATTAGGTGAAGTATAATATAAGTGAAATGCAAAAACCGAGTTTTCTGAAAGAAGGCCAGAAGCTTTAAGATGTGTAttgattcttttgtttgttattcTCACTTCTTCTCTTGTTTGAAACTAAGAACTGCAAAACCATTCAGGGCCCTGTTTAATTCCATTTATGGTCAACTTCCTGGGGAGAATGTGCTAAGTATAGTATGCAGGAGGGGGAATGTTTGCAGGATGTGTTGATTGTAGGAAATAGTTAAgattcatttaatttattacTCTCTTGTTATTTCCTGGAATCAGAGGCAATACTGTCATTACAGACAGGAGCTGCAGCATTATTTTGTGTCAAAAAAAGCAGGTGCTGCAGACTTTTttctaatttcttgttttttctctttttttgataattttttattagtttcagtcaAACTAAATATAAAACACTGATCCACTTGACCTGATGAACAGTTTAAAGGCTCTTTCTTTCTGCCCCACCACTTAGCCATGTCTCACATATTGTACTTGGCAGTACTTGGTTGCCTTCCACCCAGAAACCAGAATGGCATATGAGAAAATGTCTTTGGGTGATTAATAGCATGTGCCCATAATTACTCCAGTGTCTTGAATGAATGCCTGAGAGAGCTAGTGttctattaaataataaatcagtaTTTTAACATGCAGGCTTAATTCAGTGTTCTTTCTGCCTCTGTCTACATTTAGCTTTTTGTTTCATGCTCTACATTAACATGGTTTCAAGCATGGCTACTCAGAGGTTAATGTGCAGACAGGACACAAAGAGGAGATGCTTGATGGCTGATAGGAGGGAAGGGATCAGCGGCGCAGCTCACATATCATTATAGTTGTCTCCTTCGCAGCAAACCTTAATTAAAGTGAGCACCTGTGAGAAGATGGGAGTGTGAATACCATCTCTGAGGtgatccagttacggaagctcACAGTTTCATTTCACAGTCTCCCAGGCTGACAAGGAGCCAATTTCCTTGATTCCCACATAAACAAGCGTATAGCAGCTAATAACAAACATATCAGATTGAATGGAGATATTTTTCAGGTAACTGAGATATCGTCTACTCACCAGAGGCAGACATACACAAACTAAATGGATTATGTACTTCTCTGAGTATTTAATATCTCACAATCGGATAAGCTACAAGTGTTCATATGAAGTGCTTGGATAATATGTGCAGTTTTTACAAAAACTAATTTCTCATTCTTTCTCTCATGTGATATGTGCATGTAGATAATGACTGTTAAAAACACTACGGACACTGAATTACAATTCATATTTTTAGCAAAATCCTCATACAGTGCACCAAACTTCATGCCTGGATTaacctaaaaaaatattttagctgATCATCTTTATCTCTCAAAtgaaatgtttgggtttttttgtttttgtttttgtttttgttttttttttttggggggggggggggggtgatagTTTCAGATACATATCTATTTGTAATGATTTTGATTGTAAGCTGTAaataaagtaagtaagtaaacaaAAGATGGACATAACTTCAGGTCTGAAAAGTAAAACCAGTGCAAAAGTTCTTTTAATCTGCACTCCATCAAATGGCAAGCAGGGAGCTCTGAATGCCAGTAACACACAactgtaacacacacatatatatatacacacaagtCTGCAAGGGATTTTCCTATAATTTCCTACCAATGACAATGTGATGGATTGGCTGTCTTAAAAACATTGATGTCATTAGCTGTGTTTAACGACTATAATTAATCTAAGCCTAAATAAGACAAATTGCAATTTTTTCATTTGCAAAGTGTTAAAATATGCAGTGACACTATATCTATTAATATGTGCAATAACTAATAACTAATaagtctttttttctgcctgtaaCCTAACTAATTTTCTGAATTTTAAagattaatgtaaaaaaataaaaataaataaaacaagtcaAGTCATACAGAAATCACTGCTGTTGTGGTTAAATTCAGACAGTTAGTGATTAATGATACATATGTACTTAAAAAGAAGCTTACATAAGGAGACATACTTGGTCATACTGTCTGTAAGTTGAAGACTAGtccaaaaaaacatcaaacattgccatgaaaaagtatttgctgcTTCCTGAATTCTTatctttttcacacatttgtcactgtgatcatcaaacaaattctaGTAATGCCAGTTCATAccaattgcaattttttaaatgatgatttcatttcttttaagaGAAAATAAGCTATCCAAACCTttctggccctgtgtgaaaaagtaaaggTCGCCTTTGTTAAATCATGAGTTAACTGAGATTAATCAAAATGTTTGGACTCTAGTTTCAgctctcaaaaagcaacacatcatgagaccatctaaagaaacagctgagaagcaaAGTCCTTGACAGTCTGGAAAAAGTTACAAGGTTTGCATTCCAGCTAATCACAATGAACCATTAtcaacaaatggaaaaaaaaaaaactggaacagTAACAAAATTACTAAAGTCTAACAAGATTTCTCCAAGAGCACATCAACAACTGATGtaagaggtcacaaaagaacccaaaaCATCATCCAAAGAACTCCAGACCTCACTTGTCTCAGTTAAGATCAGTGTTCATCATTGATTCCCTGTTatcacaaatgcttgattgcagttcttcctgccaagggtggcacaaccaCTTATTGGTTTAGGGAGCAATGCAACAGTGCCAGATAGTttggatagtttttttttttaaagcatttaacgTGCGTTATCTTTGTCTTATATTAAAactattttcatgtttgtttgatcAGAAACATTTAGGTGAGACAAATGTGCACAATGTTTGGCACAATTTGTGTGGCAGGAAAATCATGTTAAAACCAAAGTTAGTGAGTTaaccttgttttttaaattgcactTTCTAAAATCATATATGacatttatgtattaaaatctatttgtttttatatgagAAAACATCTATTGATTATTTATCATCTAAATCAGTGATCCTGCAAACTGCTGGGAAGTGAAACCAAAAGTCAGCAGTTTCTTCCCATTGCCCTTCCCAAGTTGTCAGCTTTAAAACCAAATCACTGAGAGATTTTCATTCATGAGCGGTGTGCCATGCGACAGCTGTGTTACAGAGCTCTGTGTCTACAACTCAATATATGCAGTACTGAATGACCGACAATAAGGTCTATCATCAATCAAAGGGTCACCATAGATCACATGTTTACTACTTTCCACAAATTACAGCTTTGCTGAGGCCAGGTTCAACTTGTGTCTTATACCTTTTCAGGAACGTTCATCATAATATATTAAAAGAGCAGATAAACTGCCTCTACTAAGAGGAAACCATCCACAGCTCTTGTGTATGAAGCCAGTGAATAAATGTTGTGCTAGATGCAACATTTGCGATTAGGGAACAAATAGACTACTGTCGTGTTTGAGAGCAGACTTAATTTAGACAAATATTCATGAAATgtaatctttattttatttttattttttagctttttgGGGGTTGGGGGTAGGGGGCTGACTATATACATAGTTAATTTCCAATAATCAAAGATGTAAAGTACATAAAACTCCAGCTAATATTTCtgataataaatatattttattaggaTTGACTTTAGCTTTGCGCTTAAACTACAGCATAAAACTATGTAAGCATGTCAGATTAGCAGCATTTTAGAATATATTGTTTATATAGAAAACGCGTCTTTTTCGAGGATAAATGCAAAATAAGTAAATTTAGAAATTTATTAATAAAATCAAGAAAACAACACTTGAATATtcactgaaaattaaaaaatgctaGCCTACCCATTTTACAGGTAatgaattttattaatttttttccaacccaaatgttaaaaataccaaaaagaacaaaatcttTGTCCATAAAATGGTTAGTGTTTTGATCAGAGTTTACCttggtttatattttattattattgccaAGCAGGTGTTTTGAACACGTCTCTATTTAAAAAGTGCATCTCTGGTCTCAGAAGATGAGTCCGATTCAGCAGTTTTGttgctcttttcagcagaattcttcatcttcatcagatCAGATGCTTTGATTATTTCGTGGTCATAGTCTAACTCTCTGTTGTCTGCAGCATAGACTCTACAGGAACCTACACCGCAGATGCTGCTGCTTTTGACTTTTTCAGGATTCAGATTGATTTGcactaaggttttttttttttttttacgataTATTGCAAATAAAGAGATCATAGTATTGTAACCAAAGGAGAATTTTAAGCTCAAAAGCACATGTGCAAAATAAATCAGAGCTGGCAGAGCTCTGAGTTACAGCTGGAGTGAGCAGATAAACAAACtgttattattttgaaataacccGTGCACGAATCTGCTGAAGAAAAATCCCTTAAGATTCACTGGTGTGAAATTAGCTGAGAGGTGGCGAAGTGTTTTCAGACATGTCTCAGAGAAAGTATTCACAGAAACAGCTTGACACCTTGGAACACTATGGTTCTTTGCTTTCTTGCAGAGAGCCACATTGAAAAATTTCTACATCCATCACATCTGCGTAAGTGACCTTTAGTAGTTTTGGCAGCTGGATTAGCCATGCTACCcctttctgtttatttctaGTCAAAGATGTAAGAAAACCTCCAAATTAgttgacttttaaatataaagttaaTGTAGGAATGCAAATATTTACAGATCTTGAGAAATCTTAACAATATTATTTCTGGCAACAATGATTTGCAAGAAATAACTTGCATCACACAGGTACACTACATATGAATAATGGGTGTTTTCATTATTGTGTTGAAGTATAAGGAAATCAGCTGCCATCGTGTTATGAACATGCTCCCCTCTAGGTTAACAGGATATTGATCCTTTTGGGACTATTCAATCATTCAAAGCCTGCATGACCTCCTCTGACTAATGACTgaagaggaataaaaataaaacacagtaagAACCACAGGTAAAtggcaaattaaaggaaaacccAACACAAATTATCTTGGCATTGACTCTGTTCCTGGAGCTGAACTGAAGAGATGAAAGTCTTTCTTCCGAAAGATATTTATGCATTTGATGATTTAATGTTTGTGTTGAGCATCTATCTGGTGCTGTATGAAATCTGGCGATCAGGAAAGCCATAGTGTGCACATTATTTTGATATGCATCAGATAATTCAGTGATCCCTTATGTCATCCTGCAAAAGATCACTCCCATCAGGACATAAACATGTCCTTcaataagtggaaaagtggacTCCACACTTGGCAGTAAAATAGCTTCCTATCTGTTtgaaccttttattgttttatgtaaagcactttggtatgcccaaagcttttaaatgtgctctataaataaagattgttgttgttgttgtatctgTGGTCAATAGATCAGGTGTATTGGCCACTTTTACATCCCTGGGAAATGTTAAATGGCATTAACCCTGTGAGTTCTTTTAGTCGATATTAGCTTTCTCACCTTAAGTCTCATGACACTTTGCCCCTTGATATGTACAATACTTAAAAATAAAGGTGGCATAGCACCTTTTATATATTTCATCAGCAGAAATCCTTAATATTCCTCCTGCCAATTCACGAAAATGAGATGAGTGCAAATTGGCCTACTGAATGCACTGCTTTAATCAGCATGGATCAGGATGCAGATTTAATCTTGGCTTCTGCTTTTACTCAGCAGTTTAGATGTTTGGGCTATGGCTGTGTAAATACACTTAATAGCTCTTGCATAAAATTAGCGGTAATTTTAATTACTGAAGGAGAACACAGATAAGGCTCCCTGCTTCACGCTTATCTGAAAATAAGCAACATATAAAGCTGGTAAAAGAACAAACGGGTTTCTATGAATAAAATCATGAGCTTTTATTATTTGTGAGGCAGTTTCAGCACGAGTCCATAAcagatcatttttaaagtaattttctTACAGTTCTGCAAAGGCACAATCAAGTACGCCAACATGCCTCAGTCCTGGCAGTGTTTTGGCAGATTTGTCCCATATTTCACAACACACGCTCCAACCTCTGTTCAAAGCAAGGCTGCCTAAAAGAGCGAACGGGCTGCAGCATCGATTTTGCCACAGAGTTCCTGAGCTGTTTGAGAAGCATCCAGAGGAGAAGCATCATGAGCATCAGGAGACCGAGAAGCATCCCCACGTACAAGCTCAGGTTCCAGCCCCAGCCCAGTGCCAGCGGCAGCGACGTGGACGCCACAACAAATCTTCTGGGGGCAGGCATGGGGTTAAGCAGCAAGCCACTCTTTACACTACCAAAAATGGTCTTTAACAAAGTTAGATCTTAGGAGTTAAACAGTTATGCCGTAGCTGCACGAGTCATCATTCAGCCAGGTATCCAGCCATTTAGGCTATGTTATAGAATTCCCATCAGTTTCCATGGTTAAATCCTCCCGTTAGTCACAAGTGCGTGCAGTCAGTAATAAAGGAAACCTGCTGAGAGTGCATGCTTTTTGAGCTGTCCATGCTTCTGAGATGAAAATCCTTTCTGCGGCTGGGCTCCACTTCCCCTCTCCTGTCAGACTCCTTGCACAAAGCCAGCCTCCCAATTTATCACGAGGGGGAGCGTGCAATACCTTCAATGCTATTGGCCGACTAACTCGCGTTCAGATAAAAATCAAGCCGTTGTTGAATGACAAGTGGAAAAGCATTTAGTTTGAAACAAAAACTCCAAACACGGGGTGTGTCCTTATTTTCCCCCTTCCCTTGTTGAACAGAACCTTAAATGCCTTGAGGGGCTTTTGATATTTCAAAACCATACTTATCCTGTTGTAAGAAAGGCTGCACAGGAAAACCTTACTGGTTTAAAGAACTGACTTTACCTTTCCCATAATTACCACTCCTCAATGGCACTTTGTCCTCAATTCAAACAGAAATCCCATTTTGGATACCCAGAAATTAGTTTAGCCTTATACAAACAACCAGGGCTCACATTCCTAAGCTGATGTAAGCTTTTAAGAACTTGTCCTCTGCTGCCCTCTTGAGTCTAGGGTGTTGATAAAGCatcagaaaatgtatttaaaagaatTTTATTTACAAGAGCCATAGTTTAACAGTGCAGAAGATGTCCCAAAAAAGCTTTCAAGACACCAATGTAATCAAATGACTCAATGACAGACAAACTACACTTTAATCTGCATCCCATTAGGCCAAATGGTCCAAGGTTacacctcttaaaaaaaaaagaaaaactaggcAACCCTGCACCCTTGCTTAGGAAACtaagctagaaaaaaaaaaaaaaaaaaattgaggccACAATCTGTTCTGTGGGTTTAGGTACATGTGCAGGTCAATTAGCAACACTGAGGAGCCAAGTAGCCCAACAGTGCTATAAAGCCTATAATTTGTCTGATTAAAACTTCTTGATTTTGCCAATAACTGTAGTGTGGCATGAATCTTagactttacaatataaaaattacaaaaaaaaagtcaaaacatcTAAAATACCTAGTGCTACTCCAAAAAGAGCAGGGCATTTGATATTGTGGCACACATCATTAAGTGACAGGGGAGTACAACATGGATAGAAGGGAATGAAGTAGTCAGTTCAGCTGCAGTTTAGTTGGTGCATTGATGCTTGAGACTTCATGGTACCTGTGGAAGAGACAAGGGTTTAGTGCTTTAGCACAAATAAAGAAACCCAGACTGTtccaaatgtaaacaaagacTCCCCATGAAGTTTTCAAACAAATCTGCTGACTTACTTTGTGCCCTTGTACTTCTCCCGGACAGACTGCTGTGCATGCTGAGGGGCATTGAGGTATATGCGGTGAAGATCCTCAATGCACGGCATCAGATCTTCCAGAGAGTAGCCAGTCATCTCGTTCAAGGACTTGGGCTAAGGAGCACAACTTTGGTCAGTTTGTGTCTTCAAATATACAAATACATTTCCCCACACACTAAACTAAAGCTTGCATAAACTTGGACAAGTTTAACTTTAAACAACAGTTAAGAGTAGATGCAAGCTCTGAGTTATTGGCTGTGCTGCTGGACACCATTGGCATTTCCACCTACATATAGACCAATACCTCCTAGTTGCCCATTTGTACAAGTCTATAGAGCTCACCCATGAGGCACCAGTCACTGTGGTGTTAGCCAGAATGTAGGCCGCAGCTGCTGTCTGCGATGGCAAGTATTTCAAGAAGGGGTCTGAATCAACCAGGCTGAGCTCACCAAGGTACTgaagatgaaaaacaacaacaaatgtttaGACAATGCACTTAAGACATCACTTTCAGACTACAGAAATCTCATGCCCACCATTGCCAAGCTCTCCACTTGTTTGGTAACAGCATGCTGCAGGAAGTACTGAGTGAGAAACTGGTTTATTGTTGGTGCTGCCAGGTCAAATGAGAGCACTTTAAGCACCAGATGCTCCATTCTTAACACTTGCTTCTTTGTGTAGGTGTCGTCTGTGATGTAAACAAACTCTGCCACCTCTGGTGGGTAGATCTCTTCAAATTTCCTGCATAACATTCaaaaggaacaaatgtaatgtttGCAAAGTAGTGGGCTTTGAACATTTGTAGAATCTGACATGCAAAGAGTTACATACGAAGCTAGCAGCATAGCTGCAGTGCCAACCAGCTGAAGTTTGCCTCTTAGGACAGACATTGAGGAAAGGAAGCGATCAATGTAGTTAACAGCCAGATAAAGTGTCTCATTCTGGAGCTTGTACTCTTCGCCAACTTCGACCAGCCAATCAACCAGAATGGCTCGCATGCTGTTTGTGATGTCAGGCTGCTTCTTCATGTAGCCAGCTTTAGGCCTGGTTTTCACCTGTGGGGTGACAATCTAGTTATAAAGAGCCAGTTTGCAAACAGGATCAGATAACCATCAACAGGTTTAGGTTGAAAAATGTTGCCAGGGGACATGTctaagatggcagcactgccaGAAAATTCTCATATGCTTTTTGCTTTAGCACTTCGTATGCTAATTTCTCACCTCCATCTCCCTCAGATAGCTGTGAATTTCAGCTGCATATTCTGGGGCCTCATTTACATTCACTGGTTTTTCCTCCCCCTCAACCACAGACATGTCCATTGGAGAATCTGAGAAGAGTTTTATATTTAGTAAACAGTAAAAACCCAGATCAGAGTAACAGTTGCTAGCGTCATTTCCTTTAAACCCACCAAAGCTGACATCCATCGCTGATGGAATTTCAATAGTGGCAAGGGGCTGCCGGAGCCGTGCCACAGCACTGATCTCCAGTGGGGATTGTTCAACTGTGGGCTTGGCTTTGATACTCTCAACTGCTTGCAGTGGCTTCTTGACACAGGCTCCATCAGGCTCATCAATATGGATCTGGAAAGCAGGTTGCTTGGCCAGTGGTTTATCAAAGCAGCTTTTCCCAAAGTCTTCATTTTTACAAGACAAGGATTGTGTTGAATCCTGGAAGCAAAGAAATATTCAGACATGGCCCACAGAATAGAAACTTTGTTAGATTAGATCTGACAGCAACACCATCCAAGGGCATACATGCTGCTCAACTTAGTGGTTAGATGAAGACTTTTCATTACAACACTAAGTGTGCTGCACTTGACTGAGAACATTCAGATGATATTACACTAGTCAGGTTCAATGTTAATACTCAATTGTTACATCCGCTGACGGGAGGGAAACGTTAATAAAGCACCCTCAAGAAggcatgtttgttgttttaagcaGCCAACTACATGACTGACTTCACCTTAATGTTGATATTAAAATGGCGGTCAATTGGTGGGAACGgggcgtacacacacacacacacacaactacgTTCGTGAGTTTGTAAATATTAAGttttaagaaataataaaagcatCAAGTATTTTTTAACAAGCAGGGACATGGTAAAATGTATTGGCTCCAAAACATGTAGTCAACAGCAAAGCGCAGCACCAGCTAAGCAGCTACCAGTTAGCATTGTTACCTGCTTTCCGCCGACTTGGGATTTGTTCCTCTGGTTGTTCTGCAGGGCTCCTAGCACGGTTCTGTTGGCGGCTTGCTTCGGAGGAAGGTTTTCTTGGTTTTCAGTCGCCACAGGTCGGGCTTTAAGCGAGCCTCTGAGTCTCTGCAGTACATTTTCCTGATTCTGGTAGTCACTAGCCGCGCTTCCCTGTGCTCTGTTAGCGCCTGACATGTTGCCCTCCAACTCCAGCCTGCCTTCCGCTAGCTTAACTACAATTGTTGAGTACTTGTTAACTAGTGAGATGAGCCCTCAAATATGATGCGTGGATAAAGGGATCAAGTATATGGATATTATAGCGAGGTTATCATTAGCGTCTACCTTGCCGAGGAAGCTTAAAGAATTGTTCACAATCAAAACTAAGCTGTTGAGATGGTAACCACACTTGGAATCCCCGTGCTAaaacaaagcagacaaaaacaagacatGCACAATTGGTGGTACAATGGCTACAGTCGGAAGACAAGAATTTAAGTCGCCATAACGCACGAGTTTCGAATTCACTACA
It encodes:
- the ccna2 gene encoding cyclin-A2; this translates as MSGANRAQGSAASDYQNQENVLQRLRGSLKARPVATENQENLPPKQAANRTVLGALQNNQRNKSQVGGKQDSTQSLSCKNEDFGKSCFDKPLAKQPAFQIHIDEPDGACVKKPLQAVESIKAKPTVEQSPLEISAVARLRQPLATIEIPSAMDVSFDSPMDMSVVEGEEKPVNVNEAPEYAAEIHSYLREMEVKTRPKAGYMKKQPDITNSMRAILVDWLVEVGEEYKLQNETLYLAVNYIDRFLSSMSVLRGKLQLVGTAAMLLASKFEEIYPPEVAEFVYITDDTYTKKQVLRMEHLVLKVLSFDLAAPTINQFLTQYFLQHAVTKQVESLAMYLGELSLVDSDPFLKYLPSQTAAAAYILANTTVTGASWPKSLNEMTGYSLEDLMPCIEDLHRIYLNAPQHAQQSVREKYKGTKYHEVSSINAPTKLQLN